CAGATGGACATCTTATCCAAGACATATATTTCcttatccatattgtgctgcactgcAACCAGGTAAGGTTTAATGGGAGCCAGAGTCCCGTATTACAAAGTGTTGCAATTggtccaatcaaccacaactatggacggccagcaacataaacatctaaaatacaaatttgtttaaaacatTTTCTAGAAATGGTccttattcatacattcatccttctcttgaagattcacaGAGTGATTCTCTTTCTTTACTAAGGAGATTATGGTATTGATGGacttccatacagttgagattgattagatcaatcgtaactcttaaTAAGACAGTGCCCTGGCATGCACTCATTCCTTGAATCCAGGAAgcatgttaaaggacaagtccacccaaacaaaaattgaattgaataaaatgaaaaataagaaagttatgacattttaaagttttgcctaatttcacaaaacagttatatgcacatccttgtcagtatgaaaatgaggagactgatgacgtcatccactcactatttcttttgtattttattatatgaaatataaaatatccTAATTTCTGCTCATTGTCAAGTTAAACAATGACTactaattcctccctgaacatgtggaattaacattgtttgatactatatggttcagtcaagttgatctTATTGTCCAATCTGTagaaactgaaatattgtataattcaaacaataagaaacaaaagaaatagtgaggaacatcatcgtctgtctcatttgcacgtcactgagttgtgcatatatcactgttatgtgaaaaacaagtgaaacttcaaaatgtcataactctttttattctacatccgattttaatgaaattttcagcattatgctagtttgatttttctctatctattcaagtcaacatttttcttgggtggacttgacctttaacagcTGCTATTCAAAAGCTagtgcttagagacttctgacaaggTAAATGACATCACTGTACCATCAACTTTCATCAACATCAAGTTTACTCTTTCCCCTGTAAAACGAGTACTCCTTCATGAACCATGCCACCTACCTATAACAGATTCCACAGTATCACTTGTAGGATAGAATGGTTGTGCATTTACAGACATGGAGCTAGTAAAGAAAGAACTTGTGCTGTTGCTTGTCGTCAGAGGAATAGGAGGACACGTCGGGAAAAACAGAttctgtggaaaaaaaatcacaatatttgctatgattatcatttcaaatatcataatttCAGAAACATAATAGAATGCCatataaaatgtcataccttttaTAATTTTCATCTGATTTCAATGTAATGGTTTGACTGTTTAGCtgctgggtgtttcataaagctcttcttAAAGTTACATATAAAGTTAGTGCTAAGTCAGCTCCATAAGGATATCTCATTTATCCAAGAAAGGGTCATCAAGTAAAGTCATTTCTATCTTcggaaacacccacctggtttaATTCAACAGTGAATATCCATCTAATATCTACCCCAATACAGGGTGTCCCAATAAGAAATGTAACCAGGGCCCGTATCACAacacttagcaatgatcatagaacatttttctatggtTGATCCCATTGAGTACAATGTACTATCAATTGTGAAGATCAATCGCTACCTTTTGGGTTACAGGACCCAGAAGATGAGTACTTACTGAATTATCGTCCTTTTCTGCATTGTGTGAACGATGATAGCTAGAAGTTTCAGATATGGATGAATAGCTACTTGATGCACTGTTAGAGCGAGGTTTACCTATGGGTCCCAGACCGCTACTACCCGGGCTATTAAGATTAGATGCATCACCACTCCCGATGTGACCATGGACATTGGGTGgtacaaatgaaaaatcaagACATAACTCCTGAAGGGAACAAAGAGATGGGTAGAAAAAACATCAATTATTACTCTATTGGGCTTGAGCACTTATTGGGAGTAGATTAAAAATTGAATGACACCAGACTCTAAACAGCAGAGGAAAATCCAACATATTGGGGGTCAGCCGATAATGCAGTATaatcaaacagaaattttatAAATTCCTTTGCTGGATTCTGCAAATTTTAGACTAGGACTTTACCACGAGGGGAGAATAGACTACATAACATATCTTAGTCATACAAAATCAATTACGCTTAATTTGATGGACACCTTCTATTTCGAGTTAAAAACAGCAAGCCAGGGATAAGCTTCAACAGGAAAATTGCAAGGCATATCACATTTCCCTGTTTGgtttaaatttccattttttatggAAAGTTTTCATTACACACCAAAAGAATGGTTTGCAAAGACAGTCACAATTTCTACTGTACATCAAAAGATGTAAAAGTAAAATTTAATGCAAGTATTTAcagcaacaaaatttaaaatgattttcagaatttgcataaaaataattcaaggtAATACTGTACTACATCTTGTTGCCTACATTGGTCATGTCTTTActaaataattaatttcattaaaattatcaataacatgatgatgatcatcatcattatcatcatcaccatcatcaattaTCAACAGTACTTAATAATCAGTTCAACATGACTGAATAGCTATTTCAatctattgaaaaaatataaatcttcCATATCACTGACTTCTAAGAATCACAAAAATCATCTACATTTCCTAAAAGGTGTCATGTTGTGAGTTTGTACAATACCCAGTCATGGTAGTGCGAGGGGAAACCTAACAATGTGAGTACGGTACATTCAATTATAGAATCAAATCTTATTTCCTCATATCATGATGACATAGTGTAATTTACAGCTGTATGGGTGGATTTCTGAATCAATTGCTGGTAGATTCTTCAAGTGCTCTCAACTATATAAATCCCtcaatttgaaaaacaaatgaaacaatcaATTTCAATGCACTTATTAAAAGTGCCCAAATTCAATCAAAAGTATgggatatttatatcttaactGTAATAGGCACAAAAAGACATACATGTTAAGGTAACATTCAAAAGGTATAATAGAATGGTTAATgtaaatttacattattttatcaacacggggggggggggggtattaattaTTGATTGCGTTATTCCATACGGTTTCAGTAGGCAACAAGTTACAACATATCTAAAGCCTGGTATTCTTCTAAATTTGAACTGGAATCAATATAAGTATCCTAAATTATGTACACTAGTAAATATTAAACAACACTGCCTATAGGTGATGCACTGAGATCATCTACATCCTTCTTTTATCACCCATGTTAATAAGGAACTCCAGCCTCAACCTAACAAATGGATAGAAAAGTTTACATGTTTCTTTTCAGAACTATAATATATTACAAGTTTTAAATTCCATCATGGACCAATCAAATGTGGTAAGGATATGAGGAGACTGAAATAAACCCAACTGACATGAGTTATTCACTTACTGTTTGAAGAGAGGGGTTGCTGACCGGATTACTCGTCGACGATGCAGATGATACAGGTGAAATTTGGGATAGACTAGACGTTTGGTCCTCTGTTAATTCACGCTGAGTGTTACTCATTTCCTCTGCAGACATGAGGAATGGAACaatgtaaagaaacatttacAGTCAACATGAATTCACACTTCCCATTGACTAAAATATCCTGTGCATAGCAATCACTCTCcttcaaaacaaatacaatatgttcccatttatgacCAGCCACAAAACACCAGcgaaggttctctgtaaatagccTATTAACATACAGGCTGCGCATATCTCATGCTTGAATGAACACTGATTTAGAACCCtgttttctccttattcttTGAAGTGCTCACTGAATTTCTTCTACCTTAAAGCAAGTACTTGTATGGGatattgttgatcaattttaacAATTCTGATATCTACAGtaacattttaaagcttaggacGTGCTTTTGAGGTTAATCTCAAACTTTTTGGGTGACTTATGGTGGGGGTGGCAGCTTACATTTGGTCTAACCCAATTTCGTCTACTACCGCTAAGTTGgtctaaaaacaaaaattcacaTGACCCTTTCCTCCAAAAAATAATGTTGTTAATAAAAAAGATTTGGTCAAATGAATTCAAATCCCCCCTTGTCTAATGCACAACTGGTCAAATGAGAAATTCACATGTACTTTCAAAATACACTTGTTCATTACTTGTCAATTGGTCCAGCCCCATTGGTCTTAATATCAATTCACATAAATTCTTTTGCATATGTACTGTACAATGTAAGTGTTCaagatgttaaaaaaaattatgaaaatagatTTTAATCTCTCACAAATAAATAAGACTTCACAGTTTTTAGAATTCTTATAGTACATGTAAAAACCATTTTATATGGAGTTAGATATTAATATTAGTTTTACCGGTATATGTTTGATTAACTCCTCAATACCAGCAAAACTGACAATAATTATCAAATGTACAATGTAGCACCAAATAACCGCCTGGTTTGACAGAACAATACCAATGATTTGAGAAATTGTATTATTGATCTATATCAAACTTTTGGGATCTTTGAACAAAAAGCTATAACATTGATGAGAACAAAACATAGTTTTTACAACTTTTCCATAAACACCGCAATAGTAAGAGTCAGTTAACCATTTTAGAGTACTAGAGATTGATTTAGCAAATTTTAGAACTGAGGCCTTCTAATCAAATGACAGTGTTATATTTTTCTCCTGAAGGCTTTAGGCACAGGTAATGTAACACTCAAAGCTGAAAAATACAACTGaagaactgataatttatgatttattgTGTTACATATGATAGGTACACAACACAAGGAAGTGTAATCATGTTACAGAATTCTAGAGGAAACTTGGTAGAAAGCTATTCCATGCTCAATACAGAAATGCCTTCTTTAGCAATGGTGCAATATGTGAATTTAAATATTGGACTATTTCCAACAATCTaatcttaattgattttttaaaaaaaaatctgaatttgaCCACTGATCATATATTGTGCCCTCTCTAACAAATTGTAATTTTGATTGTAATAAAAGTCAATAACAGATGCATATCTTTAAATCTTATCCTGAACTTTTCTTCCCATTTCTTGcttaaagctaaaaaaaaaatgaatttgaactttgaaaaaaaaaattataatacaagaaataaaatataaatttcgaGCTCTTCCTGTAGCAGAAAATTTGCCCAGTGGAGTCTGGACTTCTGCACTGTTTTTAACGATTCTCTGTAGAAACACCccgtacatgtatgtctgctTGCATCATTATTACACTAAGAGAGGTGGAAGTCATTAAGATGTCCCAATACAATAAACATAATGGATTAAAAAGTTTTGAAGGGAAAGGGGTTAATTCTACCTTGCaacatcaaaaaaaaaaaattattttaataatgaaaatatgatcCACAAGGATTAAAATTTAATGTCCCGGATAGTTCATGCCCATTCTTTTAAATTAATATGCATTAAACTTACGGTCTACATGTGCAAATGCACAGAAAGGTCCCCGTGGGCAGTATCCAGTCTGCTGCATGTCGTTACATTTGGTTGATTTATAGATTTCAGGGTGAAACTGCTGGTCCGTCCGAGTATGACAGTATTGACAAGTATCAATCTGTTCACAGTTGGCTGGGTCACCCCACTCATCTCCTATTTTCACATTAGGGCATGGGGTAGACctgtaaataaatcattaattcaaCAGTTACAAAGATAGAAActaatttcatatttgtagataCAACAAAGAAGCAAATGAAGGTAGTCGGATGGAGTGGAGATTAGggaattcacttatttatttttatctttccaTTGCagcatgatacatgtatgatggggtAGACCTTATTAATAAATCATTTAAACAAAGGAATATCCAAAGATAACCTTGAATGAAACATTAAAATCTTTAATATCAAAGAGAAAATTGCAAAGGAACAAACAGCTTAAAGTCTGTCTGAAGCTTTcataaagggtcaataatgtgcattatgttcaattattatttcacaatcCAATCTTACAAGAGAATAGTGGCCACCTAGTGCTTTTTCAAACATTGGTTctttatgaaaatttgattttcattttttaatctacatgtattacccCCTCTTggtaatgtttatttttcttttaaaagggCATTTTAAACATGCACAGCATACATATTTCTTACAAATTCAATTTAGGATTTATTTATACAAGTTTTTTAATTTATACCATGCACCaccaacaaataaaaaagattattCAAGTATTTTCATCACAGAATGTAAATAAACTTCCaactgtgtacatgtacatgtatgagggcAAACTTTGTGTACAAACCCATGTATTCATGCCATTTCTTGAATAAACTGATCAATTTAACAAGTTTACAACCTAATCCCTATTTATCAAAACTATGTTTGAAAAACCATAGTTTCTATACATTTTCCATTGAAATGAATACAGGCAGTAATCTAttctgacaattttttttacaaagtacatgtaaaattgcaagagtgcattctttaaaaaatagttcaaaacaaaatcaacatcAAGACTAAGCCCTGATGTGCATACATATGTACATGGATATTTTTCATGACAAAGTACAAATTCAAATTACTTTTCTTATCAATGCAAAGccatttacatgtagctgatgaTGTTTACCTTATTTTCAACTTTTAACCCACTGGAGACTGAATAATTTTGCTATATACACGTTTTCCATAGACTCCAGCATGCATACATATCCGCTCAGTCTCTGAGGGGTTAAGTTGATCAATGTACATCACCAACAAGGAATATTTTCTCACCTATATTTGAATTTGCGTGGATTTCTCCTTCTATCCCTGGCATTGTGATATCTAGGACATGCGTAACCTTGACGACATAGCCGAGGGGGTTTGTTACAAGGTTCTGTTTTGTAATTGGCTAATACAAAGTTTGTATCTACATAAAGAGCAAGGGATGAGATATAATCAGGAGTCATTGGTAAAATCACAAAGatataaaatcaatattacAATGAGATTGATTATACAATGGAACTCTTGCCACCTAAAAAAGCACCTGGAAAGTGACTGGCTTTCTATGAAAATAGAAAGCAACTGCGTACTACATGTAGAATAGGAAGTACACTGCACATGTACACACAACACATCCATGAAcaattaattttgattaatCGTCATGTATATGTACAATACATGTGTGTATTCAATTTCTAAAGAgatttttattccaaatttactgTGAATGATTACTTTGacatacatatgtacatgtacatgtatctgctaAAATAATTTGTTGCTTTATCACTTATGTGATCCTGTATCAAAGGAAATCTCACAAAATCATAAACGGCACATGATCACAACCAGCGCTATTCTCATCTTCATTATTAACTGACATCAACAAACTCTTTCATACATTGTTCATTAATCAAttcactaatttttttctcttcaaattaATAATACTCATTCAGGAGTCATCATTTCATTCCTACAGACACACAGGGTAATCCCATCCCTACCTCTTCCATGTGTCACACATTATACTCACTTTTAAGAGCAAATTTATCTTCTTTCCTCAAAAAGACTATTCCTTTTCCCgtaaaaatattcaattcaagatcccttttttgtttattcatcaGTATCTCTCTCTGCACTTCTTTTAAGATTATTTGGCAATCTTTAACTGCTTCAGTTATTTCTATGCACCAAATGAAACAATTACTTGGGATTTCAATGATGCAATccttcaatttatatatttttggggTAAGATCACTTTCCTATGGGCCTCATTTCTAACACAAATAGAAAAAGAATTTACAAGGTCACAATAATTCTTCAAGGCCAATAATAATGAGAACGGTACTATTGAGGCCAATAAAAACTAAAAAGGGCATCAATTGGATTAATGTATTAAGTCATGGAGTTGAGGATCTATTCCCTGATTACAATCAATCGACTTACCTTGCCATCTAGGATCATCTACATACATTGTTTTATCCTTATCTGTTGATACAGCAGGAGGTGCTACTGAAGGAGCCTGTGTGGTGATGAGATTGGCCGTTAGGGATCCTAAGTCACTTGACAGCGTCGTGCACTCTGGAGGCAACACCGAAGGAACCCCCTGTCCTGGAGCCTTTGTCTGGGCCATCTCCCGGATGTCATAGACAGGCTGTCGCAGGTCATGAGGGCCATGTGCAAATGCACAGTGAGGACCGTTCTTGACACAGTGTCCTCTGGCATCGGTCTCATGAACACAGGTTCCTGTCTTGTAGTATCTCAGGTGGTACCTTCTCTCTGTATCTCCTGTATTTCGGTGAAGGTAGGGGCACCTTCAGGTACAAATGAAAAATGCCACTTTACCACAggaaataaatgatataaacaTCACTAAAGTACAGTTCTTCCTACTTGGCTATATTTTTTTTGCGAAAAAAATGTGCATACACCACATGCATTCATGgaatgttacatgtacatcataaagTTCAACCAAAGAGTGTCGCAAAATtttgtagctacatgtacaggCTAAATATGAACATCCAAGAATTGCAACAAAACATTGTATGTATCGATGATACATaagaagcctgttgcataaaactttttacctgagaaaactctggtaaaaactgaaaacttaggttagtctgatttccgccattgactttagcacagggcaaaaactccggtaaaaacaacctgagttttctcaggtaaaaagttttatgcaacgggcccaaggTACGCCAGGAGCAATGCTGGATTGAGGAGGAAAACATCACAGGCTCGCAGGGGCTAATATTTGGGTAATGTGGTGTCAATGGCTTATATGTAtgtcacctacatgtacattgtaagccCATATTTATGCAGATTTTTCTATGAAATAGGGGGAATAGAGGGAAACACAcaatactataaaaaaaaaatttccagtGCCCCTGGCAATCAGATAAGACATACGTACGGAGTGTTGCAATTgataatatttgcaatcaatcacaaattttctGGGTCCCGTTGCATGGAAGTTACTattaactttgccatccaatggtaactactgtacatggtaatgatgatcaacagccaatcaaaatcaaggattccatgcaagttagaTGAACATGAACCATTattggatgacaaagttaccataatggtaactttccATTCAGCCCAATTCAGACCCATGCGATTCAATATGAAAAGCCAAATGTCCCAAAATCCCCCAATGGCCTTATGGGAATGTTCCATCTTTTAGGGAAATaagaagttaaaaaaaacaggACCATTCtgttaacaagtggaatgcctctggccgtctcacctgcatcacgcggttcaatatagcagcagtgctgactttgaatactactctaactcgcactagatgttcagtgatacatggttactcttatgtccactttttatgaactagaccaataaacttacagagatatgatggttattcaacaaaaaaccccaacatggccaaagttcattgaccttacatgacctttgaccttgatcatgtgacctgaaactcgaacaggatgttcagtgatacttgattactcctatgtacaagtttcatgaatcagatccataaactttcaaagttaggatggttattcaacagatacacccaattcggccaaagttcatcgacctttgaccttggtatgtgacttgaaacgcgcacaggatgttcagtgatacttgattactctaatgtccaagtttaatgaactagaccaataaactttcaaagttatgatggtaattcaacagatacccctgattcggccaaagttcattgaccctaaatgaccttcgaccttaatcatgagacctgaaacttgcacaaaatgttcagtgatgcttgattactattatgtccaagtttcatgaatcagatccataaactttcaaagttatgatgggaattcaacagatatccccaattcggccaaagttcattgaccctaaatgacctttgaccttggtcatgtgacgtgaaactcatgcaggatgttcagtgatacttgattgaccttatgtccaagtttcatgaactaggtccatatattttctaagttatgatgacatttcaaaaacttaacctcaggttaagatttcgatgttcattcctccaacatggtctaagttcattgaccctaaatgacctttgaccttggtcatgtgacatgaaactctaataggatgttcagtagtacttgattaaccttatggccaagttttattaactaggtccatatactttctaagttatgacgtcatttcaaaaacttaacctcaggttaagatttgatgttgacgccgccgccgccctcggaaaagcggcgcctatagtctcactttgcttcgcaggtgagacaaaaactgaatgGTTGGCCATCATGAACAGGGCCCTGGTTCAATTTCACAATCAATACATCAATTTTGGCTGTAGCaaatggtaactttgccatgcaatggtaacttgcatggaatcttTGATTTTGACTTTTGAGTGGCTGTTGAAAACATCGTTAcaatggtagttaccattggatagcAATGGTAATccaatggtacatgtacatgtatcttcactGAAATCATTGATTCTCATTGGCTGATTagtattgttaccatggcagctACATGTACCATTGGATTGAAAattgtaacttttatgcaacagggacCTGGATAGTCTACACATGTAAGtcacatcttttgagaccatagaaatgtacagtgtatttGACTAAGAAAATGGCAAGATGTTATTAAGATAtgtttgtatatatacatgtattctggtCTGAGATAATGATTTGATTTACAAACAAAAAAGGCAATCATTTGACTTAATATCAACTTCAACAGAGTGTACTGTATTCAAGAAGGGTTTCACTTTAATATGCTCAAGTCATGATCTTTCCTTGAGCCAAGAACTACAGTATGATTGTCTACAGATATAGAAAcataattgtaatattttgcTGTCTGTTACTGCACAATGCACTTTACTTTGTGACTTTGTCATAATTTGTTTATCACATGGAGAAGCATTGTTCTGGGAGATTAAATTTGTCACAGAAGTTTCAGAACAACAAGATACAGTATTCTTTTTCCCCCCATACATTTAAATTGGAATGTTTGTAATAATTTggtataataaatacaaaatagtaatttttGAAGCAATGAATTGCTTGCCATCTGTGGATACACTTTCTTCACCTTTGTTTTTTCCCCCCTTAAGATTCTTCATGTACACCTGACATGTACGATATGTCTTTCTCTCTTTGTTGATAACACTAGTGTATACAAATTCTGTATGCGTGTAGTATTGTACATATCCGTACAATTCAGGacatcattttttatatagaaatacatttacatgtacatgtatatgcatacaATACTCAAAGTTCAAATTGCATGTACTAATTGCAAAGAAAGTaagtaaaaaagaagaaaattctaACTTAGAATGTaaacataattgtttcattatgGACAATATTTTTGGATATGAGTACATTTTACTACAGTAAACACTACAATCATTTTTATGCAAGTCTATCAACACAAATACAGAAAAagattatatgtacatgtatgaatatctTTTTGTCAGTACTTACccttcatctacatgtaattatcaTGCTATCAAAGCAAGTCTGAGAAATAGGTAAATGTTACATGTATTGTGGGCCTAATCATTTTAGTATAATCCAACCTACGTACATTGTACagcaaagcaaaataaatataagaatGCTATATCTGTAGTGTTCTTTAATTCTAAGTGTTCTTTAATTTCAGAAGTTTGTGGTTTTCTTCTACATTGTAATTTTACAATGCCTacacagtaacaaaaaaaatagcacattgtttaagcctgtcactctaacaagcTGTTCAAATtcttttgtaattgtttaaactttttaaacttgtttaaaaaaacaaacaatcatttaaactttttaaacagcgtttttacaatGTAATGTAAGTACATGTAACATTTGGTAACAAATATAACACAAATGTTGTAGATGGAGCATACatcatctgcatacatgtatttctgtaaaaatcaaaacattattctaaatgtttttttttattcaatgttgTCTCAATCTAACATCATAACATgcaacaaataatttatttactttttatctGCTATTctgtttccttcattttttaaacttctttttctaaatattttgtttggatCTCCCttcaaaatgaataacaaaaatataaatttctttgGCATACATGTAAACTTACTTATTTGACTGAAAGGCTGctatccattaaaaaaaataataataccaatagttacactttacatgtacacaaaCCTGGCTGTGCTGtttgttttaaaacaaataGGGTGGTTGTTGGAATTGGGCATTCTGCATGTGCAGGACCAGGCCTATTGCAAATCAAAGTCAGATCATGTTCACTACCTTTTACACTATCAAATGGTTTTGATTTGGATGGAATTCTGCTCAGAAACATGAAACCCCTCATTCACCATTCATGACAAATTACTGGTCCGGGCCGAGCTGACCCGAACGCTTGCCTGGGATGATTGCATGCCGTGCCCGTCCCATTTGGACGTCACGCTCCGAACAAAACAAGGCACGCATTTAAACGTGCGGGAGCGCGCCCAAATATGAATCCACTACATTTGCAATAGCACATTGTGAATTGTTTGGATGTAACTACATTGCAGCTGCGGCAGATTTTGCCGGTTTAAACCAATAACACATGATcttaacaatatcaaaatagtCTGTGGTAAATTTAACATAAGTTGGTATGTAATACATCGATGATTTCTTCTTGTCGCTTGAACTACTCGAGTGCAAATTTCTGTCAAATTATGTCAACAAGTTTTTTGCGTATCGGCAATAACAAACATGGCGTCATTAACGCACTACAGCTGTGCCATCTCTCAACTCCGAGACAAAAACAATGGCAATACTCACTCATCTCTGTCTTCACAAAGGCCTGAAGTTTCGTCATACTTGGAGCAATATATATCCGGGCTATAATTAAATGTTCCATCACGTTTTCGTATCGGTCTTCTTCTTCGTTGATTAAGAAAATGCCAATGAAAACAAGTAAAAGGTCGATGATTTGGACACTTGTGTTGCAAGAAATCCTGGCATTGTTGTGTACGAAACTCCTTCAGGTAACTGAAAAGTAAAGTGAAAAAACATCATGAAGACAACatggaaatattttgaaacaatcaTAGAATGAAGCAGAAAGTATTAATCACAGTATTCGTATACTCACGTATAGTGAAAAGGTTTTTCTGGTTGAGCAGAAACGACTTGATTAGCCGAAGTCTTCTGCTGCTCGGACGGCAT
This genomic window from Lytechinus variegatus isolate NC3 chromosome 10, Lvar_3.0, whole genome shotgun sequence contains:
- the LOC121422398 gene encoding RING finger protein unkempt homolog isoform X2; amino-acid sequence: MPSEQQKTSANQVVSAQPEKPFHYTYLKEFRTQQCQDFLQHKCPNHRPFTCFHWHFLNQRRRRPIRKRDGTFNYSPDIYCSKYDETSGLCEDRDECPYLHRNTGDTERRYHLRYYKTGTCVHETDARGHCVKNGPHCAFAHGPHDLRQPVYDIREMAQTKAPGQGVPSVLPPECTTLSSDLGSLTANLITTQAPSVAPPAVSTDKDKTMYVDDPRWQDTNFVLANYKTEPCNKPPRLCRQGYACPRYHNARDRRRNPRKFKYRSTPCPNVKIGDEWGDPANCEQIDTCQYCHTRTDQQFHPEIYKSTKCNDMQQTGYCPRGPFCAFAHVDQEMSNTQRELTEDQTSSLSQISPVSSASSTSNPVSNPSLQTELCLDFSFVPPNVHGHIGSGDASNLNSPGSSGLGPIGKPRSNSASSSYSSISETSSYHRSHNAEKDDNSNLFFPTCPPIPLTTSNSTSSFFTSSMSVNAQPFYPTSDTVESVIGNALDELNMDDFDVAAIDKELDNDNSSIGSSTTSLGHLPLGLSLGSSAPVNIPTSSSLNHKSSMPESPASPLSQLPPAFVPQHIQQQQHQQQQIEQAAAAFMSQPNTVPSSLRHIGLGHILGDPIGSASGSPSSTTPLTTSSSNSTSGTRSGGQNHTCGGGEGETDVGRLQEEVNTLRGQVQKWEESWAQAKQAFNESRILKQEIEGLSGGPHLHVLNKVAELTNLPVTKLKQLQSQLKLDLERVEKVLHIRENFTCCLCHDRERSVVVGPCQHLALCSSCATTVSECPVCHIQVNNKTNVVVPAPL
- the LOC121422398 gene encoding RING finger protein unkempt homolog isoform X1 — its product is MPSEQQKTSANQVVSAQPEKPFHYTYLKEFRTQQCQDFLQHKCPNHRPFTCFHWHFLNQRRRRPIRKRDGTFNYSPDIYCSKYDETSGLCEDRDECPYLHRNTGDTERRYHLRYYKTGTCVHETDARGHCVKNGPHCAFAHGPHDLRQPVYDIREMAQTKAPGQGVPSVLPPECTTLSSDLGSLTANLITTQAPSVAPPAVSTDKDKTMYVDDPRWQDTNFVLANYKTEPCNKPPRLCRQGYACPRYHNARDRRRNPRKFKYRSTPCPNVKIGDEWGDPANCEQIDTCQYCHTRTDQQFHPEIYKSTKCNDMQQTGYCPRGPFCAFAHVDQEMSNTQRELTEDQTSSLSQISPVSSASSTSNPVSNPSLQTELCLDFSFVPPNVHGHIGSGDASNLNSPGSSGLGPIGKPRSNSASSSYSSISETSSYHRSHNAEKDDNSNLFFPTCPPIPLTTSNSTSSFFTSSMSVNAQPFYPTSDTVESVIGNALDELNMDDFDVAAIDKELDNDNSSIGSSTTSLGHLPLGLSLGSSAPVNIPTSSSLNHKSSMPESPASPLSQLPPAFVPQHIQQQQHQQQQIEQAAAAFMSQPNTVPSSLRHIGLGHILGDPIGSASGSPSSTTPLTTSSSNSTSGTRSGGQNHTCGGGEGETDVGRLQEEVNTLRGQVQKWEESWAQAKQACDAWKREATESQEKAKHAELEKNTALQRKEEAFNESRILKQEIEGLSGGPHLHVLNKVAELTNLPVTKLKQLQSQLKLDLERVEKVLHIRENFTCCLCHDRERSVVVGPCQHLALCSSCATTVSECPVCHIQVNNKTNVVVPAPL